Proteins encoded within one genomic window of Citricoccus muralis:
- a CDS encoding GntR family transcriptional regulator: MSASSEVTAAQKAYQSVKARILSGELPPSEMITEGEVAQQLGISRTPVREALLRLEVEGHLRLYPKRGALVVPIAPAQIHEIFDARLLVESHAAHVACAAPEASHARLLEILSVVINQQSQAIDDGELQRYAELDAQFHHHLIGAGGNTLLTEFATSIRERQQRLVAASVDRDADRARVYLEGHRALYERLRDRDPVGYSDTLAEHLNTAKGTLL; the protein is encoded by the coding sequence ATGTCTGCATCATCCGAGGTCACGGCCGCCCAGAAGGCCTACCAGTCCGTTAAGGCGCGGATCCTGTCCGGGGAGTTGCCGCCCTCGGAGATGATCACCGAAGGCGAGGTCGCCCAACAGTTAGGCATCAGCCGCACCCCGGTGCGCGAGGCCTTGCTGCGCCTGGAGGTCGAAGGGCACTTGCGCCTGTACCCGAAGCGCGGCGCCCTGGTGGTGCCGATCGCCCCGGCTCAGATTCACGAGATTTTCGACGCCCGGCTGCTCGTGGAATCCCACGCTGCCCACGTCGCCTGCGCCGCACCCGAGGCCAGCCACGCCCGGCTCTTGGAGATCCTCTCGGTGGTGATCAACCAGCAGTCCCAAGCCATCGACGACGGCGAACTGCAGCGCTACGCCGAACTCGACGCGCAGTTTCACCACCATCTCATTGGCGCTGGGGGCAACACCCTACTCACCGAATTCGCCACCAGCATCCGCGAGCGCCAGCAGCGCCTCGTCGCCGCCTCGGTGGACCGCGACGCTGACCGGGCACGCGTCTATCTTGAAGGCCATCGCGCCCTGTATGAACGGCTGCGTGACCGCGATCCTGTCGGATACTCCGACACGTTGGCCGAACACCTGAACACCGCGAAGGGGACGCTGCTGTGA
- a CDS encoding MFS transporter: MSRRTQSAPAWARHPERAWLPVAAAMMAVAWGGNEFTPLLVMYRDVSGFTEFTVYGLLAAYVVGIVPALLIGGPLSTAWGRRMVMLPAAPVSFLGSTVLALSPDSAPLLAVGRVLCGAALGMVMAVGSTWVKELCDRAGTDPTAGARRAALSLTGGFLLGAGVAAALAQWAPGPTYLAYVVHLVLTVAAGCWLFTVPETRPRRSELSGRQLVRLFAIPSARHPRFLLVVVPAAPWVFSCAGAAYAVLPMFLSDAAGDLPIAFSGMMTVVTLGCGVGIQTLGRRIDTPRSSRATVVGLSIAATGTLLGAGAASTHQLALGLVAAAVLGAGYGLTLVAGLSEVQRIATPDDLAGLTAVYYSLTYLGFFVPMVLATLSAYLSYAALFAIGTGIALVCLIIVACAWRAFLPPAAPLEEYPN; the protein is encoded by the coding sequence GTGAGCCGCCGGACGCAGTCCGCCCCCGCCTGGGCGCGGCACCCGGAACGGGCCTGGCTCCCGGTGGCCGCCGCCATGATGGCGGTGGCCTGGGGCGGCAATGAATTCACCCCCCTATTGGTGATGTACCGCGACGTCAGCGGATTCACCGAGTTCACCGTGTACGGGTTGTTGGCCGCCTATGTGGTGGGCATCGTGCCCGCCCTGTTGATCGGTGGACCGCTTTCCACGGCCTGGGGCCGACGCATGGTGATGCTACCGGCCGCGCCGGTGTCATTTCTCGGATCCACCGTGTTGGCCCTGTCTCCCGACTCAGCGCCCCTGTTGGCGGTGGGGCGCGTGCTCTGTGGTGCAGCGCTGGGCATGGTGATGGCGGTGGGCAGCACCTGGGTCAAGGAACTCTGCGATCGCGCCGGCACCGACCCCACCGCGGGGGCACGCCGCGCCGCTCTCTCGCTGACCGGCGGGTTCCTGCTGGGCGCCGGCGTGGCCGCAGCACTGGCTCAGTGGGCACCCGGCCCCACGTACCTGGCCTATGTGGTGCATCTGGTGCTGACTGTGGCCGCCGGATGCTGGCTGTTCACCGTGCCCGAAACTCGCCCCCGCCGCTCCGAGCTCTCGGGCCGGCAACTCGTGCGACTCTTCGCCATCCCTTCGGCACGACATCCACGGTTTTTGCTCGTCGTGGTCCCGGCCGCACCGTGGGTGTTCAGTTGCGCCGGTGCCGCCTATGCGGTGCTGCCCATGTTCCTCAGCGACGCCGCCGGGGACCTCCCCATTGCCTTCTCCGGCATGATGACGGTCGTGACCCTGGGGTGCGGTGTCGGCATCCAGACCCTAGGCCGCCGGATCGATACCCCGCGCAGTTCCCGGGCCACGGTGGTCGGTTTGTCGATCGCCGCCACCGGCACCCTGCTCGGAGCCGGCGCCGCCTCGACCCATCAGCTCGCGCTCGGCTTGGTCGCCGCGGCCGTACTCGGCGCCGGGTACGGTCTCACCCTGGTGGCCGGGCTCTCCGAGGTGCAGCGCATCGCCACCCCGGATGATCTCGCCGGTCTCACCGCCGTGTACTACTCGCTGACCTACCTGGGGTTCTTCGTGCCCATGGTGCTGGCCACCCTCTCGGCCTACCTCAGCTACGCCGCACTCTTCGCCATCGGCACCGGCATCGCGCTGGTATGCCTCATCATTGTCGCCTGCGCCTGGCGTGCCTTCCTACCGCCGGCCGCCCCGTTGGAGGAATACCCCAACTAA
- the argG gene encoding argininosuccinate synthase, which yields MSKVLSSLPVGQKVGIAFSGGLDTSCAVAWMREKGAIPCTYTADIGQYDEPDIDGVADRAKEYGAEIARHVDAKRALVEEGFVALQTGAFNVRSGGKTYFNTTPLGRAVTGTLLVRAMKEDGVDIWGDGSTYKGNDIERFYRYGLMANPALRIYKPWLDNDFVEELGGRHEMSEWLVAHGFPYRDATEKAYSTDANIWGATHEAKKLEFLDAGLDIVEPIMGVAAWRDDVEVATEEVSVRFESGRPVAINGIEYSDPVALVYEANAIGGRHGLGVSDQIENRIIEAKSRGIYEAPGMALLHITYERLVNAIHNENTLAAYHNDGRRLGRLMYEGRWLDPESLMLRESLQRWVGSAITGEVTLRLRRGDDYTILNTTGPGLSYHPEKLSMERTVGAAFGPEDRIGQLTMRNLDIADSRARLEQYASLGLVGGSTAQLVGELESGGAEAIANAVGGIDENADELGLAAAFDTGTD from the coding sequence ATGTCCAAGGTTCTCTCTTCGCTTCCCGTCGGCCAGAAGGTCGGCATCGCCTTCTCCGGCGGCCTCGATACATCCTGCGCGGTGGCGTGGATGCGCGAGAAGGGGGCCATCCCCTGCACCTACACCGCCGACATCGGCCAGTATGACGAGCCCGACATTGACGGTGTGGCCGATCGCGCCAAGGAATACGGTGCCGAAATCGCCCGTCACGTCGATGCCAAGCGCGCCCTGGTCGAGGAAGGCTTCGTCGCCTTGCAGACCGGTGCGTTCAACGTGCGCTCCGGCGGCAAGACCTACTTCAACACCACCCCGCTCGGTCGCGCCGTCACCGGCACCCTGCTCGTACGCGCCATGAAGGAAGACGGCGTCGACATCTGGGGCGATGGCTCCACCTATAAGGGCAATGACATCGAGCGGTTCTACCGCTACGGACTCATGGCCAACCCGGCGCTGCGCATCTACAAGCCCTGGCTGGACAACGACTTCGTCGAGGAGCTCGGCGGCCGTCACGAGATGAGTGAATGGCTCGTCGCCCATGGGTTCCCCTACCGTGACGCCACCGAGAAGGCCTACTCGACCGATGCCAACATCTGGGGCGCCACCCACGAGGCAAAGAAGCTCGAGTTCCTCGATGCTGGCCTCGACATTGTGGAGCCGATCATGGGTGTGGCCGCCTGGCGCGATGACGTCGAGGTGGCCACCGAAGAGGTGTCGGTGCGTTTCGAGTCGGGCCGTCCTGTGGCCATCAACGGCATTGAATACTCCGACCCGGTGGCCTTGGTCTACGAGGCGAACGCGATCGGCGGGCGTCACGGTTTGGGTGTCTCCGACCAGATCGAGAACCGCATCATCGAAGCCAAGTCTCGCGGCATCTATGAGGCCCCGGGCATGGCCCTGCTGCACATCACCTATGAACGCCTGGTCAACGCCATCCACAACGAGAACACGCTGGCCGCGTACCATAACGACGGCCGACGGCTGGGACGCCTGATGTACGAGGGACGCTGGCTGGACCCAGAGTCACTGATGCTGCGGGAGTCGCTGCAGCGCTGGGTTGGCTCCGCGATCACCGGCGAGGTCACCCTGCGGCTGCGCCGCGGCGACGACTACACCATCCTCAACACCACCGGCCCCGGCCTCAGCTACCACCCGGAGAAGCTCTCCATGGAGCGCACCGTGGGTGCCGCATTCGGCCCGGAAGATCGTATCGGTCAGCTCACCATGCGCAACCTCGACATCGCCGATTCACGTGCCCGCCTCGAGCAGTACGCCTCGCTGGGCCTCGTCGGAGGCTCGACCGCGCAGCTGGTGGGCGAACTCGAGTCCGGCGGCGCCGAAGCGATCGCCAATGCCGTCGGTGGCATCGACGAGAATGCCGACGAGCTGGGTCTCGCCGCCGCCTTCGACACCGGAACCGACTGA
- a CDS encoding putative quinol monooxygenase: MSTPASLPYAFVAKIVAADGQQDALADLLAGAVALANEEVGTIVWFAVRTDADTFWIFDAFPDEAARDAHANGAIVAALTANQHLLGAAPEILAADVLASKLP, encoded by the coding sequence ATGTCAACACCCGCATCACTTCCCTATGCTTTCGTCGCCAAGATCGTCGCGGCCGATGGACAGCAGGACGCGCTTGCCGATCTGCTTGCCGGCGCTGTCGCGCTCGCCAACGAAGAAGTAGGAACGATTGTCTGGTTCGCGGTCAGGACCGACGCCGACACCTTCTGGATCTTCGATGCATTCCCCGACGAGGCCGCTCGCGACGCCCACGCCAACGGCGCCATCGTCGCAGCTCTGACGGCTAACCAGCACCTGCTCGGCGCAGCACCCGAGATCCTGGCGGCCGACGTTCTCGCGTCCAAGCTTCCGTAG
- a CDS encoding NADPH-dependent F420 reductase translates to MTEPITVIGVLGAGRAGTALARVADSCGIEVDIAATRTPVQLKYHLAQYAPRARAVNAEEIGERAQIVVLMVPQEDLDDVDAPTLAGTVLVDATNRWQQEPVPRWLQAHLDEGMSSSEAIATHFSTARVVKALNHLSHWDLDAPDRATASPRRGLLVASDDDAAAALVSSLITQLGYDPVHVPRLHKGRIAEPGGPLFNRPMTAAQIREVL, encoded by the coding sequence ATGACCGAGCCCATCACCGTCATTGGCGTGCTCGGGGCCGGCCGCGCGGGCACTGCACTCGCCCGGGTCGCCGACAGCTGCGGCATCGAGGTCGACATCGCCGCCACCCGCACCCCCGTCCAGCTGAAGTACCATCTGGCCCAGTACGCCCCACGTGCTCGCGCTGTGAACGCCGAGGAGATCGGCGAGCGCGCCCAGATCGTGGTCCTCATGGTGCCGCAGGAGGATCTCGACGACGTCGACGCCCCCACCCTGGCCGGCACGGTGCTCGTGGACGCCACCAATCGCTGGCAGCAAGAACCGGTGCCGCGCTGGCTGCAAGCACATCTCGATGAGGGGATGTCCAGCTCTGAGGCTATTGCCACCCACTTCTCCACCGCCCGGGTGGTCAAGGCGCTGAATCACTTGAGCCACTGGGATCTCGATGCTCCTGACCGAGCCACCGCCTCACCGCGGAGGGGCTTGCTCGTGGCGTCCGACGACGATGCCGCGGCCGCACTCGTCTCGAGCTTGATCACCCAGCTTGGCTACGACCCGGTGCACGTGCCGCGTCTGCACAAAGGCCGCATCGCCGAGCCTGGCGGCCCCTTGTTCAACCGCCCCATGACCGCCGCGCAGATCCGCGAAGTCCTCTGA
- a CDS encoding alpha/beta fold hydrolase, whose amino-acid sequence MTSTDTRMSHIHDYPGDGPTVVLLHGLLASAKYWGPVRRRLSSDGYRVVTIDLLGFGSAAKAPATSYDYTEHVEHVRSAVEAVAEKEPVILIGHSLGGLVSMKLARRHPELVSQLVILNAPLYRDGDEARSSILDTSALYRFLLTSKFRAAGWVTARLLGFPVIGRHSAKAREGALEEVVFRGKGLSDLRKLEVPAVVVTGAQDREIYLSNLNEAELPDSIDVFVSQTGHHLPTQAPHYVSWILNALGVAPASRASGSWAPAA is encoded by the coding sequence ATGACTTCGACCGATACCCGTATGTCGCATATTCACGACTATCCCGGCGACGGCCCCACCGTGGTCCTCTTGCACGGGTTGTTGGCGTCTGCCAAATACTGGGGACCGGTCCGGCGTCGTCTGAGTTCCGACGGGTACCGCGTGGTCACCATCGATCTACTGGGTTTCGGCTCCGCGGCCAAAGCGCCCGCGACGAGCTACGACTACACCGAGCACGTCGAGCACGTCCGCTCGGCCGTCGAAGCCGTCGCGGAGAAAGAGCCCGTGATCCTCATCGGGCACTCGCTGGGTGGCCTGGTCTCCATGAAGTTGGCACGCCGTCACCCCGAGCTGGTATCTCAGCTGGTGATTCTCAATGCTCCGCTGTACCGCGACGGCGACGAAGCGCGCTCCTCCATTCTGGATACGAGTGCCCTCTACCGGTTCCTGTTGACCTCGAAATTCCGCGCGGCCGGCTGGGTCACCGCACGACTGCTCGGCTTCCCGGTGATCGGGCGCCACTCGGCCAAAGCGCGAGAAGGCGCTCTAGAAGAAGTGGTGTTCCGCGGCAAAGGTCTCAGCGATCTGCGGAAGCTGGAGGTGCCTGCCGTGGTGGTGACCGGGGCGCAGGACCGTGAGATCTACCTGTCGAACCTGAATGAGGCCGAACTGCCGGATTCGATCGATGTGTTCGTGTCGCAGACCGGGCATCACCTGCCCACTCAGGCCCCGCATTACGTGAGCTGGATTCTGAACGCGCTCGGAGTCGCGCCGGCCAGCCGGGCCTCCGGCTCGTGGGCGCCGGCCGCCTAA
- the treY gene encoding malto-oligosyltrehalose synthase: protein MSTPLASPSPRSTYRLQISPSFTVDDALEVVPYLRDLGADWVYLSPMMASTSGSDHGYDVVDPTRVDEQRGGEGRLRRLAEAAHQAGMGVLLDAVPNHVGVADPRQNPWWWDVLREGQASASAKMFDIDWAAGEGKVLLPVLGDGNETDPEAELDQLRIEGETLRYYDHVFPLAEGSLDAGLTPREVHARQHYRLVPWRWADDRLNYRRFFAINELAAVRVEDPEVFAAVNAVTLRLLREGVVDGLRLDHVDGLADPGGYCARLHEATDGAHVVVEKILEPGEELPADWLVSGTTGYEALAVIDRVLTDPTGAEALDAAAGQRDPAREWAELTHHTRLTVARTQLGSEVNRLLRELGWADNVDVDARKEALNELLASLPVYRSYLPTGRASLEEAFAAVRARRPKLAPVLDELHPILTDAEQPVARRFQQTSGAVMAKGVEDSAFYRYTRLSSLNEVGGDPSRFAVDLDEYHRAQSQRQAETPHAMTALSTHDTKRSEDVRARIAVLSECAADWAAQLEQLHRAAPQYDRTFAKLFWETLLGVWPADGTAPDTERLADYAVKAAREAGTATTWTDPDDDVEQALIRAAEAATAGTGPVREILQHVSDRISEAGARNQLVMRFLHLVNPGAPDVYQGTETVFPTLVDPDNRRSVDFTSRASALRRLEEQPPTAWTLPDDVDDAKLLITARTLRLRRDHPALFTRYAPAEVVGAQADRVIASHRGEAVAVAGRWWLERYWDDTAVVLPEREFVDAFTGTRIDARQHRVAPVAQLLEHLPVALLIPASHTLTPESQS, encoded by the coding sequence GTGAGCACTCCACTGGCATCGCCCTCTCCGCGCAGCACCTACCGGCTTCAGATCAGCCCGTCCTTCACGGTGGACGACGCGCTCGAGGTGGTGCCGTATCTGCGTGATCTCGGCGCGGACTGGGTGTACCTGTCGCCCATGATGGCCTCGACCTCGGGCTCCGATCACGGATACGACGTCGTGGACCCCACCCGGGTGGATGAGCAGCGCGGGGGAGAGGGGCGACTGCGTCGGCTGGCCGAAGCGGCACATCAGGCCGGCATGGGTGTGTTGCTTGATGCCGTGCCCAACCACGTGGGTGTGGCCGACCCTCGACAGAACCCCTGGTGGTGGGACGTGTTGCGCGAGGGGCAAGCCTCAGCTTCGGCGAAGATGTTCGACATCGACTGGGCGGCCGGAGAAGGAAAAGTGCTACTTCCGGTGCTCGGCGACGGCAACGAAACCGACCCGGAAGCCGAGCTGGACCAGCTGCGCATCGAAGGGGAGACCCTGCGCTACTACGACCACGTCTTTCCATTGGCCGAGGGCAGCCTCGATGCCGGGCTCACCCCGCGGGAGGTGCACGCCCGCCAGCACTACCGGCTGGTGCCGTGGCGGTGGGCGGATGACCGGCTGAACTACCGGCGGTTTTTCGCCATCAATGAGCTCGCCGCGGTGCGAGTGGAGGACCCAGAGGTGTTCGCAGCGGTGAACGCGGTGACGCTGCGCCTGCTGCGCGAGGGCGTGGTGGACGGGCTGCGCCTGGACCACGTGGACGGGCTCGCCGACCCGGGCGGCTACTGTGCCCGGCTACACGAGGCGACCGATGGGGCACACGTCGTGGTCGAGAAAATCCTGGAGCCCGGGGAAGAGCTGCCCGCCGACTGGTTGGTGTCCGGTACCACCGGCTATGAGGCGCTGGCCGTCATCGACCGGGTGCTCACCGACCCCACCGGTGCTGAGGCGCTGGACGCTGCCGCCGGTCAGCGCGACCCGGCGAGGGAGTGGGCTGAACTGACCCATCACACCCGGCTCACCGTGGCGCGCACCCAACTGGGCTCGGAGGTGAACCGATTGCTGCGCGAGCTGGGGTGGGCTGACAACGTGGACGTCGATGCTCGGAAAGAAGCACTGAACGAGCTGCTGGCGTCGTTGCCCGTCTACCGCAGTTATCTGCCCACCGGGCGCGCCTCTCTGGAGGAAGCCTTCGCCGCGGTGCGCGCTCGCCGTCCAAAGCTGGCCCCGGTGCTGGACGAACTGCACCCCATCCTGACCGACGCCGAGCAGCCGGTGGCGCGGCGCTTCCAACAGACCTCGGGCGCGGTCATGGCCAAGGGCGTGGAAGACAGCGCGTTCTATCGGTACACCCGGTTGAGCTCACTGAACGAGGTGGGCGGCGATCCCTCCCGCTTCGCCGTGGACCTCGACGAGTATCACCGTGCCCAGTCCCAACGTCAGGCGGAGACCCCGCACGCGATGACTGCGCTGTCCACCCACGACACCAAGCGCAGCGAGGACGTGCGGGCCCGCATCGCCGTTCTCTCCGAGTGCGCCGCCGACTGGGCTGCACAACTGGAACAGCTTCACCGGGCAGCGCCCCAGTATGACCGGACCTTCGCCAAGCTGTTCTGGGAAACCCTGCTGGGGGTGTGGCCCGCTGACGGCACGGCGCCCGATACGGAGCGTCTGGCCGACTACGCGGTCAAAGCCGCGCGAGAGGCGGGCACTGCCACCACCTGGACCGACCCCGACGATGACGTCGAACAGGCTCTCATCCGTGCCGCCGAAGCCGCCACCGCCGGCACTGGTCCGGTGCGCGAGATCCTCCAGCACGTCAGCGACCGGATCAGCGAGGCCGGGGCCCGCAACCAGCTGGTGATGCGGTTTCTGCACCTGGTGAACCCTGGCGCCCCCGACGTCTATCAGGGCACCGAGACGGTGTTCCCCACCCTCGTAGACCCGGACAACCGGCGCAGCGTCGACTTCACCTCGCGTGCCTCGGCCCTGCGCCGCCTCGAGGAACAGCCACCGACGGCGTGGACCCTGCCCGATGATGTCGATGACGCCAAGCTGCTCATCACCGCCCGCACCCTGCGACTGCGCCGCGACCACCCGGCCCTCTTCACCCGCTACGCCCCGGCCGAGGTGGTGGGTGCCCAAGCAGATCGCGTCATTGCGAGTCACCGGGGTGAGGCCGTGGCCGTGGCCGGACGCTGGTGGCTCGAGCGATACTGGGACGACACCGCCGTGGTGCTGCCCGAGCGCGAGTTCGTCGACGCGTTTACCGGAACCCGCATCGACGCCCGGCAGCACCGGGTGGCGCCGGTCGCCCAGCTACTGGAACACCTGCCGGTGGCGCTGCTGATCCCCGCCTCGCACACACTCACCCCGGAGTCGCAGTCATGA
- a CDS encoding GlxA family transcriptional regulator yields MRIGLIAIDGCFGSAIASIIDIVRVADGARGDVDPRIDPIELAILGPKRRVTTTSSMTLSVDHPLSESGEFDVVVVPALGTLTAAATNDALQSRDTRSVIASLGRLDEATTRIAAACTGVFAVAETGRMHHRRATTSWFLGPEFLKRYPTVALDLDTMVVADGNLVTAGAAFAHIDLALSLVRSISPDLAQHVAKLLIIDERPSQAAFVAYEHLQHEDPIVVDFERFVRARLDEPFNLAFVAQSLGTSRRTLERRVRAALNLTPLGFVQRLRIERARHLSATTDLTSAEIARRVGYANAETLRSLLRRERRHS; encoded by the coding sequence ATGCGTATCGGACTAATCGCGATCGACGGCTGCTTCGGTTCGGCTATCGCGTCGATCATCGACATCGTGCGGGTGGCCGACGGAGCCCGCGGCGATGTCGACCCGCGGATCGACCCGATCGAACTCGCCATCCTCGGACCGAAACGGCGAGTGACCACGACGTCATCGATGACCCTGTCGGTGGACCACCCGCTGTCGGAGTCCGGAGAGTTCGACGTCGTCGTCGTCCCTGCGCTTGGAACCCTTACGGCCGCCGCTACCAACGACGCCCTCCAGAGCCGAGATACTCGTTCGGTCATCGCCTCGCTCGGGCGCCTCGACGAGGCGACCACCCGGATCGCCGCGGCGTGCACCGGCGTGTTCGCTGTCGCCGAGACCGGACGGATGCATCATCGGCGGGCGACGACCAGCTGGTTCCTGGGTCCGGAGTTCCTGAAGCGCTATCCGACCGTCGCCCTCGATCTCGACACCATGGTCGTGGCCGACGGGAACCTCGTCACCGCCGGCGCCGCGTTCGCCCACATCGACCTCGCGCTCTCACTCGTGCGATCGATCAGCCCCGACCTGGCCCAACATGTCGCCAAGCTCCTCATCATCGACGAGCGCCCGTCGCAGGCCGCCTTCGTCGCCTACGAACATCTCCAGCACGAGGACCCTATCGTCGTCGACTTCGAACGCTTCGTGCGCGCCCGCCTGGACGAACCGTTCAACCTCGCCTTCGTCGCGCAGTCGCTCGGCACCAGCCGGCGCACCCTCGAACGACGAGTCCGTGCGGCGCTCAACCTCACTCCGCTCGGCTTCGTCCAACGGCTTCGCATCGAACGAGCTCGGCACCTCTCAGCAACCACGGACCTCACCTCCGCCGAGATCGCGCGACGGGTCGGCTACGCGAACGCCGAGACTCTCCGCTCCCTCCTGCGCAGGGAGCGACGCCATTCCTGA
- a CDS encoding fumarylacetoacetate hydrolase family protein, translated as MKLATFRQPDAATDQPGATFAALITSVETHDGVETATAAVALPEVQDVGEFLAYPTEEREAIVAAALEQAEEQPASVLDPAELTYDTLVPFPTKVFCVGLNYLNHIEETGQQRPEYPSLFAKFGQSLTAAGAEIEIPAEDHRLDYEGELCIVIGEPGRRIAEADAADHIAGYAVANDVSLRGFQGRTTEWLQGKIFEATTPVGPWLVTADEFDGTGTISTFVNGERVQYDDVADQVFSPAQLVSYISTMITLLPGDLILTGTPAGVALGRRNDEGRHPWLRSGDVVEVRIEGLGAQRNTIA; from the coding sequence ATGAAGCTTGCCACGTTCCGCCAGCCCGATGCCGCCACCGATCAGCCCGGCGCCACCTTTGCCGCCCTGATCACCTCCGTGGAGACCCACGACGGCGTCGAAACCGCCACCGCAGCAGTCGCCCTGCCCGAGGTGCAGGATGTGGGCGAGTTCCTGGCTTACCCCACTGAGGAGCGCGAGGCCATTGTCGCGGCCGCGCTGGAGCAGGCTGAAGAACAGCCCGCTTCCGTGCTCGATCCGGCCGAGCTGACGTATGACACCTTGGTCCCCTTCCCCACCAAGGTGTTCTGCGTGGGCCTGAACTATCTCAACCACATCGAGGAAACCGGCCAGCAGCGCCCCGAGTATCCCTCGCTGTTCGCCAAGTTCGGTCAGTCGCTCACCGCCGCCGGTGCCGAGATTGAGATCCCGGCCGAGGACCACCGTCTCGATTACGAGGGCGAGCTCTGCATCGTCATCGGCGAGCCCGGCCGCCGCATCGCCGAGGCCGACGCCGCCGACCACATCGCCGGCTACGCGGTCGCCAATGACGTCTCCCTGCGCGGCTTCCAAGGCCGCACCACCGAGTGGTTGCAGGGCAAGATCTTCGAGGCCACCACCCCGGTCGGCCCCTGGCTGGTCACTGCCGACGAGTTCGACGGCACCGGCACCATCTCCACCTTCGTCAACGGCGAGCGGGTGCAGTACGACGACGTCGCCGATCAGGTGTTCTCCCCCGCCCAACTGGTCTCCTACATCTCCACCATGATCACCCTGCTGCCCGGCGACCTCATTCTCACCGGCACCCCGGCCGGGGTCGCCCTGGGACGCCGCAACGATGAGGGCCGTCACCCATGGCTGCGCTCCGGCGACGTCGTAGAAGTCCGCATCGAAGGCCTCGGCGCTCAGCGCAACACCATCGCATGA